One genomic window of Pempheris klunzingeri isolate RE-2024b chromosome 12, fPemKlu1.hap1, whole genome shotgun sequence includes the following:
- the LOC139210748 gene encoding FERM domain-containing protein 6, translating into MSSSIKQERTICVLLPNKDQLDITVGPKSTGQDVFNRVAELLGIKELHFFGLTVVKDNEHIFLDMEEKLTKYFPKEWKQDPGKGSQKRALPLVLCLKVQYYIENGRLICERKARHLYYSDLRERVLRSECRQQEEVYFQLAGYALQADLGDHPLPREDMEVTPYFEPKEYFPPWILAKRGVSYLLCHGPKVHQELWGMSARDAILLFIREACRLEDVPVTFYRLQKDKKAERGTALLGLTLRGMQVYQEVNNIRQLLYDFPWSNVGRLTFLGKKFEIQPDGLPSARKLVYYTGSSFRSRHLLLHLSSSHRIYLSLQPALKHLRQLEESEEKKRYRESYISDDLDMDPPGSESSPGLSRHSTSSSGIEADARQHSISAEMASMDEEGHRQEEKCFSSAAGRVGSCSSEFDSGRKARMIEEGWQEEENKSSVGSTKELLVDDPDEMFHLADLLEGVSVDCAELSSETLSPDVSLPDSDEDPEESHNKDMLKPMQNSRAQVCVDRHSHSLDDVRLVPPQAPLGTTLPPDSSHSYTFGLPDASANTKTPVDQSHYPLLHCQAKPSFFGRRSTNCLSLDMLGDEQFLEFIL; encoded by the exons ATGTCCAGCTCGATAAAGCAGGAGAGAACCATTTGTGTTCTCCTCCCCAACAAAGACCAGCTGGACATCACGGTCGGG CCAAAGTCCACGGGGCAGGATGTTTTTAACCGTGTGGCTGAGCTTCTTGGAATCAAAGAGCTGCACTTCTTTGGCCTCACTGTGGTGAAAG ACAATGAGCACATTTTTTTAGACATGGAGGAGAAACTGACAAAGTACTTTCCTAAGGAGTGGAAACAAGATCCAGGAAAG gGATCACAGAAGAGAGCGTTGCCTCTGGTGCTCTGCCTCAAAGTGCAGTACTACATAGAAAACGGTAGACTCATTtg CGAACGAAAGGCACGGCATTTATATTATTCTGACCTGCGGGAGCGGGTGCTTCGCTCTGAATGTCGTCAACAAGAGGAGGTGTACTTCCAGCTGGCAGGTTACGCCCTGCAGGCTGACCTCGGCGACCACCCGCTGCCCAGGGAGGATATGGAGGTCACTCCTTACTTTGAACCCAAGGAGTACTTCCCCCCTTGG ATTTTAGCCAAGCGTGGAGTAAGCTATCTCCTCTGCCACGGGCCCAAGGTGCATCAGGAGCTGTGGGGCATGTCCGCTCGTGATGCCATCCTGCTCTTCATCAGGGAGGCATGTCGGCTGGAGGATGTCCCCGTCACGTTTTACAGACTGCAAAAG gacaaaaaggcagagagaggaacgGCGTTGCTCGGTCTGACCCTGCGAGGAATGCAGGTTTATCAG GAGGTGAACAATATACGACAGCTGCTGTACGACTTCCCCTGGTCAAACGTGGGACGTCTCACCTTCCTG GGTAAGAAATTTGAGATCCAGCCAGATGGGTTGCCATCAGCCAGGAAGCTGGTCTACTACACTGGGTCATCGTTCCGCTCccgccacctcctcctgcacctGAGCAGCAGCCATCGCATCTACCTCAGCCTCCAGCCCGCCCTCAAACACCTACGCCAGCTGGAGGAGAGCGAAG AGAAAAAGCGTTACAGAGAGTCCTACATCAGCGATGACCTGGACATGGACCCCCCGGGCAGCGAGAGCAGCCCCGGCCTGTCCCGACActccaccagcagctctggAATTGAAGCCGACGCCCGCCAGCACAGCATCTCCGCAGAGATGGCCTCCATGGACGAGGAAGGTCACCGGCAAGAGGAGAAGTGTTTCAGCTCGGCGGCCGGCCGTGTCGGCTCCTGTTCTTCTGAGTTTGACTCGGGCAGAAAAGCTCGAATGATAGAAGAGGGTTGGCAAGAGGAAG AGAACAAGAGCAGTGTTGGAAGCACAAAGGAGCTTCTCGTGGACGATCCTGATGAGATGTTTCACCTGGCTGATCTTCTCGAAGGAGTGTCGGTGGATTGTGCAGAACTCTCCTCAGAGACTCTCTCACCAG ACGTGAGTCTCCCAGACAGTGACGAAGACCCTGAGGAGTCCCATAACAAGGATATGTTGAAACCG ATGCAAAACTCCAGGGCACAGGTCTGTGTGGATCGGCACAGCCACAGTCTGGATGATGTCCGTCTCGTCCCGCCTCAGGCACCCCTGGGGACGACGCTGCCTCCCGACTCCTCCCACAGCTACACCTTTGGGCTCCCAGACGCCTCGGCTAACACAAAGACCCCTGTCGATCAAAGTCATTACCCCCTTTTGCACTGCCAAGCCAAACCCTCCTTCTTTGGCCGCAGGTCCACCAACTGCCTCTCCCTGGACATGTTAGGCGATGAACAGTTCCTGGAATTCATACTTTGA